The Haemorhous mexicanus isolate bHaeMex1 chromosome 5, bHaeMex1.pri, whole genome shotgun sequence genome contains a region encoding:
- the CRY1 gene encoding cryptochrome-1 isoform X2: MGVNAVHWFRKGLRLHDNPALRECIQGADTVRCVYILDPWFAGSSNVGINRWRFLLQCLEDLDANLRKLNSRLFVIRGQPADVFPRLFKEWNIAKLSIEYDSEPFGKERDAAIKKLASEAGVEVIVRISHTLYDLDKIIELNGGQPPLTYKRFQTLISRMEPLEMPVETITPEVMKKCTTPVSDDHDEKYGVPSLEELGFDTDGLPSAVWPGGETEALTRLERHLERKAWVANFERPRMNANSLLASPTGLSPYLRFGCLSCRLFYFKLTDLYKKVKKNSSPPLSLYGQLLWREFFYTAATNNPRFDKMEGNPICVQIPWDKNPEALAKWAEGRTGFPWIDAIMTQLRQEGWIHHLARHAVACFLTRGDLWISWEEGMKVFEELLLDADWSVNAGSWMWLSCSSFFQQFFHCYCPVGFGRRTDPNGDYIRRYLPVLRGFPAKYIYDPWNAPESIQKAAKCIIGVNYPKPMVNHAEASRLNIERMKQIYQQLSRYRGLGLLATVPSNPNGNGNGGLMGYSPGESISGSTGGAQLGTGDGHSVVQSCALGDSHTGTSGIQQPGYCQASSILHYAHGDNQQSHLLQAGRTALGTGISAGKRPNPEEETQSVGPKVQRQSTN; the protein is encoded by the exons ATTCCTGCTTCAATGTCTTGAGGATCTTGATGCCAATCTGCGGAAATTGAATTCACGTTTGTTTGTTATCCGTGGACAGCCAGCAGATGTTTTCCCCAGGCTTTTTAAG GAATGGAACATTGCAAAACTTTCTATTGAATATGATTCTGAACCatttgggaaggaaagagaTGCAGCTATCAAGAAGCTGGCTAGTGAAGCAGGAGTGGAGGTCATTGTTCGGATTTCGCATACATTGTATGACCTGGACAA aataatagaatTAAATGGAGGACAGCCTCCTCTTACTTACAAGCGATTTCAAACCCTAATTAGTAGAATGGAACCCCTGGAGATGCCTGTGGAGACTATAACCCCAGaagtaatgaaaaaatgtaCTACTCCGGTTTCTGATGACCACGATGAGAAATATGGTGTGCCATCACTTGAAGAGCTGG GTTTTGACACAGATGGTCTGCCTTCTGCAGTATGGCCGGGGGGAGAAACTGAAGCTCTCACACGCTTAGAAAGACATTTAGAACGAAAG GCTTGGGTAGCCAACTTTGAAAGACCACGAATGAATGCAAATTCCCTTCTGGCAAGCCCTACGGGGCTTAGTCCCTACCTCCGCTTTGGCTGTTTGTCCTGTCGGCTCTTTTATTTCAAGTTAACAGATCTGTACAAAAAG GTAAAAAAGAAcagctcccctcccctctccctctaTGGCCAGCTGTTATGGCGTGAATTTTTCTACACAGCGGCGACTAACAATCCACGGTTTGATAAAATGGAGGGGAATCCTATCTGTGTTCAAATTCCATGGGATAAGAATCCTGAGGCTTTGGCCAAATGGGCAGAAGGCAGGACAGGTTTCCCTTGGATTGATGCAATTATGACACAACTTCGTCAGGAAGGTTGGATTCACCATTTAGCCCGGCATGCTGTAGCGTGCTTTTTGACTCGAGGTGACCTCTGGATTAGCTGGGAAGAAGGAATGAAG GTCTTTGAAGAGCTGTTACTTGATGCAGATTGGAGTGTGAATGCTGGAAGCTGGATGTGGCTATCCTGCAGTTCGTTCTTTCAACAGTTTTTTCACTGCTACTGCCCAGTGGGTTTTGGCAGAAGAACTGACCCAAATGGGGATTATATCAG acGTTATTTGCCAGTACTTAGAGGTTTCCCTGCAAAATATATCTATGATCCTTGGAATGCCCCAGAGAGCATCCAGAAGGCTGCAAAATGTATTATAGGAGTTAATTATCCCAAACCAATGGTAAACCATGCAGAGGCAAGCCGTCTGAATATTGAGAGGATGAAACAGATCTACCAGCAGCTTTCACGATACAGAGGACTGG GTCTTCTTGCAACTGTGCCTTCTAATccaaatggaaatggaaatggtgGCCTAATGGGCTATTCACCAGGAGAAAGCATTTCTGGTAGTACAGGAG gagctcagctgggaaCTGGTGATGGTCATTCTGTTGTTCAGTCATGTGCCCTGGGAGACTCTCATACAGGAACAAGTGGAATTCAGCAGCCAG GTTACTGTCAAGCAAGTAGTATCTTACACTATGCTCATGGAGACAATCAGCAATCACACTTATTGCAAGCAG GAAGAACGGCCCTTGGTACTGGCATTAGTGCAGGGAAACGCCCAAATCCAGAAGAAGAAACTCAGAGCGTTGGACCAAAAGTCCAGCGACAGAGCACAAATTAA